The Pseudomonadota bacterium genomic interval CTGCCCACCAGCCCCAATATGTTCACCACCCGCCGCGCCTGCCAGTGGGGGATGTGGTCGATCACCGTCCCGTTCTGGATGCGGTAGACCCGATACTCGCGGTTGACGTCTTCAGACGACGCGCTCATGGCCATCTCACTCATGCGCCCCTCCCCGCCGCAATGAGACGCAGCAGCGCCTTGCGTACCGGCACGCCGCCGGCCGCTTGCTCGAAGTACCAGGCGTGCGGCGTGGCGTCGACGTCGGTATCGATCTCGTCGACCCGCGGCAGCGGGTGAAGCACCCGCATGTTCGGGCGCGCCTTCTCGAGCAGCGACGCGGTGACGCGGTAGGTGCCCCGCACCTTCTCGTACTCGCTCTCGTCGGGCATGCGCTCGCGCTGGATGCGCGTAACGTAAAGGATGTCGACGTGGTTCACCACTTCTTCAAGACGGTGATGCTCATGCACCTCGACGCCACGCTCGCGCAGCTGGCGCACCTGCTGGGCGGGAAACGCCAGCCCCTCCGGCGCAGCCAGGTGCAGCACCGTGCCCTCGACCATGGCCAGGGCGTCGGCCAGCGAGTGCACCGTGCGCCCGAACTTGAGATCGCCCGTGAGCGCCACTTCGAGACGGTCGAGACGCCCCTGGGTCTTGCGGATGGCGTACAGATCGAGCAGGGTCTGCGTGGGGTGCTGGTTCTTGCCGTCGCCCGCGTTGATGACCGGCACCCGGCTCACGTCGGCCGCCCAGCGCGCGGCGCCGTCGCGTGGATGGCGAAGCACGATGGCGTCGCAGTAGGCCTCGAACATCTTGATGGTGTCGTGAAGGGTCTCGCCCTTCTTCACCGACGTGCCCTCGGCCGTGTCGAAGCCAGCGGCCGTTCCACCGAGCTGATGCACGGCGGTGAGGAAGCTGTTGCGTGTTCGGGTGCTCGGCTCGTAGAAGAGCAGCGCCACCTGCATGCCCTTCAGGTCGTCGGTGCGACTGTCGCCCAGCGACTCGGCCACGTCGAGCACCTGCTCGATCTGGGCGCGATCGAGATCAACGATCGACACCAGGCTGCGGCCACTCAGGGCCGCGTCAACGCTCACTGCCACGCCAACGCCTCCACGGTTTGTTGCGCCCGTTGATTCGCACGCGTCACGGCGCTTCCTGCAGGGGATCGCTTTGTGTGCGCACGCAACGCGTCGCTCTCTGCACATCCCACACCCCCGACCGGAGATGAACACCCCGCACGTCGCGTCTGCATCCGTGAACGGGAGATGAACATCCCCCGCCCGGTCACCCCGCCGAGAGCGTGCAGCGCACGCGGGTGCCTCCCTCGCCTTCCGACTCGATGGTGAGCAGGGCGCCGATGATCGATGCCCGCTCGGCCATGAGGCGAAAGCCGAGGCCATCTCCTCGCTCGATGAAGGGCGCAAGCCCTCGGCCGTCGTCGATGACCGAGAGCTCGATGCGGTCTGCGTCGCTGTGGAGCCAGACGAGAATGCTCTGCGCCTTGGCATGGCGCACCGCATTGCTGAGGGCCTCCTGGGCGATGCGATAGAGATGCGAAGCACGCTCCATGTCGATGTCGATGAGACGCGACAGCTGAACCCGCAGCTCAACCCGAATCCCTCCGAGATCAGCGGTCTGGGTGACCAGCGCCTGCAGGGCCTGCACCAACCCCTTCGTCTCGAGCTCGACCGGGTAGAGGCCGCGCGCGAGATCGCGCGTCTGGCCCACCATCTCGCCGACGATCTCCGCGGCTCTGTCGGCAAGCTGCACAAGCGCTTCGTCGACCGCCTGCTCACGCAGCCGCCCGATCAGGTTGCGCACGAGAAGGCCCACGCCCACCAGCTGCTGGCCGAGGCAGTCATGCAGATCGCGACCGATGCGACGGCGCTCGCGCTCGGCGCTGTCGAGCACCTCACGCTGCAGGCGCGTCCGATCGCTCGAATCGTCGATGGTGACCAGGTACGATGCCCCTTGCTCGTCAAGGGCCGCCTCGACGATGAGCTCGACCGCGGCGGTACGTCCACGCGCGCTGCGCACGGTGGCCGGACAGATGACGCGACCCGCCGATGAGACCCGTCGATCGAGGAGATCGGCAAGCAGGCCGCACGCGACGTAGTCGAACAGCGACGTGCCGGCAAGCACGACCGGCGCGCATTCGAAGAGATGGAGGGCGCTCTGGTTGGCCCAGTCGATGCGACCGTCGCCATCGATCATCAAGATGGCGCACGGCGCAAGATCGACGACGCGGCGCCAGCGCAGGGCGGCGATCTCGAGGCTGCGCCAGCGGTTCTGGGGGGGCACGGCGCTCGCGGCGCCCCGAATCATTGTCAAGGTCTTGGCCATGGCAGATCTCCGTTGATCATCTTACCCAGCCCTCACCGTGTCTCTTCAGTGTACCCCGTCGACGCCAACCTCAAACCTTCTGGCG includes:
- the pyrB gene encoding aspartate carbamoyltransferase, whose protein sequence is MCRERRVACAHKAIPCRKRRDACESTGATNRGGVGVAVSVDAALSGRSLVSIVDLDRAQIEQVLDVAESLGDSRTDDLKGMQVALLFYEPSTRTRNSFLTAVHQLGGTAAGFDTAEGTSVKKGETLHDTIKMFEAYCDAIVLRHPRDGAARWAADVSRVPVINAGDGKNQHPTQTLLDLYAIRKTQGRLDRLEVALTGDLKFGRTVHSLADALAMVEGTVLHLAAPEGLAFPAQQVRQLRERGVEVHEHHRLEEVVNHVDILYVTRIQRERMPDESEYEKVRGTYRVTASLLEKARPNMRVLHPLPRVDEIDTDVDATPHAWYFEQAAGGVPVRKALLRLIAAGRGA
- a CDS encoding PAS domain-containing protein — its product is MAKTLTMIRGAASAVPPQNRWRSLEIAALRWRRVVDLAPCAILMIDGDGRIDWANQSALHLFECAPVVLAGTSLFDYVACGLLADLLDRRVSSAGRVICPATVRSARGRTAAVELIVEAALDEQGASYLVTIDDSSDRTRLQREVLDSAERERRRIGRDLHDCLGQQLVGVGLLVRNLIGRLREQAVDEALVQLADRAAEIVGEMVGQTRDLARGLYPVELETKGLVQALQALVTQTADLGGIRVELRVQLSRLIDIDMERASHLYRIAQEALSNAVRHAKAQSILVWLHSDADRIELSVIDDGRGLAPFIERGDGLGFRLMAERASIIGALLTIESEGEGGTRVRCTLSAG